One part of the Alistipes onderdonkii genome encodes these proteins:
- a CDS encoding helix-turn-helix transcriptional regulator has product MKNRIRVERAEVRMTQQQLADAIGVSRQTVNAIEAGRFVPSTVLALKIARIFGKPVEQVFQLEEGD; this is encoded by the coding sequence ATGAAGAATAGGATTCGAGTCGAACGCGCCGAAGTACGCATGACCCAACAGCAGTTGGCCGATGCCATCGGCGTAAGCCGCCAGACCGTAAACGCCATCGAGGCCGGGCGCTTCGTCCCCTCGACGGTACTGGCACTGAAGATCGCCCGGATCTTCGGCAAACCCGTCGAACAGGTTTTCCAGCTCGAAGAGGGGGAC